From the genome of Astatotilapia calliptera chromosome 3, fAstCal1.2, whole genome shotgun sequence:
gcagagtgacgtcatctccctccatcacagggaggacaggactctgcaggatcactgatccacctcaacacagagacaaactacagcatttcatccatttacacacagcttcatcaacactaactccacacactcagcttaccagtgactgtcaggttaaccatgttactgatgggaccctctctggactcacaccagtaaactccactgtcatGAAGCATCATAGAGGTGTTACATGAAAAACCAGCTGGTTTTCCCCATGTACTTCCACACTGAGTCCTCTGTcgtgtgcttgtgtttctcctcagagtccatccagcagagctgtcgtcctcctcacagctcagagacacaaagtctcctttaaagaactgagagctgctgggactcacagtcagacgagctgtgagggttaaaatgaaaaattgatGATCTGTTTGACTTTACATTGTGAAACATGAACCCAATCAGGTCATATCAGTGAGCATTTctcaggtttaaactgtgacagaagaaggttactgaccttggtttgttgtgcagctcagcactgagatcagaactaaagagaaatgacactcaggttGATGAACACAACTCCCCACAAACAGCACTCTCTGCCAATTGAgtgtattttaaacatttttttgccTTATAAAGGATCAATTCACTCTTAAATTTGATTCAGATCGATTTAATTGTGTTCataatgccaaatcacaacaacagtgggCTGAAGGTTCTTAGTTTTGTAATGCAATAATGCTGAGAAACCCCCAAAATCAAAATCATCAATCCTTCTGACCAAgcactttggaaaacactgagaaaaaaaataaaattataagaaAATTCAAGAGAACTAGGATCAGggagtgacagaaatgaagacaaattaaaagaaatggcATAAAACAGATCTAGACTGTGATATTCTCTCGAGTAATGTTAGTTGTGTTACAGCCTGTGAGGCTAGTTTTGATTTATACAGGTTAGGCCTTACTCGAGCAAGTTGTTTTTGaattaattgtttgtttgtttaatttaatttaattttgtaaCTTTAAACCTTTTACAGTCCCACATGTGGGGAATTTTGtagtcctctgcatttaactcattcactcagCGAGCAGTGTGTGGAGACAGTTATTTGCTCAAGAGTAGCTCAGGGTAGTGGTTCGGTGGATTGTTATCATTATGTTTACAGCGAGTATACACTGTGTTTGAGGTGAACACAAAGAAcaactccacacaaacagctgaccaacacacaaactcatctctcattttatttttgtttccagcaacatgtttcaataaagtttggacaagaaaacactgaaaatccaTTTTCATAATCGCTTGTTCAAATTTGTTGATACCATCAACGTATTCATACATGTTGGACTTTTCATGACTTTTCATGATCCTCTACTCCAGTttttatacagaaaaaacaacatagtcagagtcagttcagacctgcagttggtcctcgtggtgtttgaacttgaattcagcctgatttgtttttcatgtcttctcctccatcatcagttatcaggagagcagacagtcaaagtccaagaattcaaacaaacacagagattctacttacagagcagacacagcacagatgtttccttcatcgtccttctcactcatttgagctttttttcatttctgtcactgacaccaagtaaagcccgccctcttcctctgagcaccAGCTTTCTATTGGTTCAAATAGAGTTAGTGGGGtactgagtttttttttcttctttttttaagagttaaaataatttaaaaatatatccaAAAGCACAGCGTAACACTGCAATTtcactttagaaacaaacaaaaaaaaaaggatctcaACTCACAATTCTGTTCTTTCAAACTGTgacacaaacatacatacaaAGACTTAAGGATGGATGTATAAAAAAACGTGTAAGCACTATTTTAACATAATCTAAATTTGGCCAGTGAGATTACAATCCATGTCTATAGTGCCCACAAACATCCTAGACATTAGTTCATTGCATAAATAAAATCTCCTTCGCTCTCAGTGATCTGTAGTTTGGTTGATGAACAAATCCATGTCCATGTAGTTACGTCCCCCTCAGTGAGAGAGGCAGATATGAGCTGAAACACAGGAATCAAACCAGGGACGCTGCTGTTATGGAGCTGAACTGGAACCATTCAGACACTGAGGccctctgaacacattttaattacagctgtgcagagacacactgatgactgactggaacactatgattcacattttacattaacACCATCCTCACACATGGTTTATATATGGCCACTAGAGGGAGATGTTGGACTTTACATACTAACATGGAAACAAGCAGATCATCAGTGATAATCGAGCAGGAACATCACACTGAGCATTTCCATAATAAACTCGTGTTTACTTGAATTAAATGGAGCCCAGCTCTCATAAGGGCAGAGGCGAGAACATCCTGGGAGGTGACCAGTCAATTGctgggctaacacagagagacagacaactattcacacctacggccccactaactgcatatcTTTGGACTGAGGAGTACCCGGAcacaacccacacaaacactgggACTCTACAGAGAACGGCCCCAGCCAGTTGgtccttcttgctgtgaagcaacagtgcCAACCTCAAAATTGCATCACTGAAAAAAGTGTATATGGAGGAGGCAGCATTTAGCTGCAGCCTCCATAAAACCACAGCTGTTCTGGAGAATTTTGTCCAAAATGATCAAATATGTCATTTTAatacaattcaattttatttatgtagcgccaaatcacaacagcagtcgcctcaaggtgctttatattgtacagtagatcgtacaataatagatgcagagaaaaacccaaccatcacatgaccccctatgagcaagcactcatTTTAAAACACTTGTTGTTCTTCTGATGGGACCTCAGAGTGATGACAAAATAAACAACCTCAGGGTTATTTGAGTGATATTCTTGGATGATGTGTATGATCTATTTGGACTCCAGCTGAGATAAACTCTGCATCAGTTAAGTCAacagggagaagaagaagagatattaaaaaacaaactcttacagccacagaaaacacatcaaTAGACTCAAAACAACTATAAAGTATTATTTATGTAAAACATTTATTAGCTCTTGAAATATTTCCACTGCAGTAACAACcagaacacaaacaacacaagtgTTCATGGGATGAAAAGTTCAATAAATCTTCACAGATCAGAGGAAACATCTGACTGTTACAGAAAtcatttcatctttgctttcatGACAGTGTCAGAACATTCACTCAGTTATAGTTGCCAAATGAGCACCATCGGACTGATGATTGATCAGTTAGTGTCTGTAATTATGTAACAGCTGATCTACACATGTGGATTCATTTGGTTCAAACCTGAAAGAACAAATATGACTTTACAAACAATTCCTGACGtcaactgaaataaaatgtttttgtatttattttaagatGTTTTAATTATTGTGAAAATATGAACTCATGTCTGTCCACAGAAATGTAAAGAGTATAACATGTTAAACTGATATGAACAGCTaaccacaaacacaaatctgACATCATTTTTCTCTACAAACTAATTTAGCAAACATGCAAATGATGATGaaaacctgtgtgtgtttgaaacatTTATCACACATCATCAAAGCGATTACTAATAAGTTACAATTGTTCAATATATCAGAAGTGAAAACGGCTCAGTGTTGGAAGTAAATACAGAACAGTAGATGTTAAAAAGAGTAAAGGTGTAGGCTTTAACACTTTTCCAACATTATTTAGTATCTTCTGCCAACTTCTCAGCGTGCAGATTAAAATGTCTTTGATCCTTCCTGAATCACTTTAGGTCTGATTTCTTGGGACTCAGACACAGATGCTGGAGAataaaattcatttatttttaacctgCAACTTTTaataattgttatttatttttatttatttttattccttcttACTTGCGGGACAGTTAGCTTTTTTATTCAAACATTGTCTCTACTGTGGAATCTCTTTGGAATGAAGCAACTCTTCTGGTTTTCAACTCTTCTGGTTTTTTTGGACTCTAGTGTTCAGGTTTCTTCAGTCAGACTTACTCCTGCTTCTGTGATTAGTAATATAGACTTCTCTTATTCAGCATCACCATGAAAGAAGCTCAGAGACATTTCAAAGAGGCTGCAGTTTAGCAGGAGGCTAGTATGGATCCtgactgtgttgttgtttgttttctgaagaTCAGAAatccaacaacagcagcaacaagaagCACAGCAGAAAGACTCAGACCGACGATCAGTCCAACAGatccatcctctgtgtctcctcctgtcggacctgcaggtgagaaacaggtgtgaggtgtcagctgtcaggtaggtgatgagtgaagaacagaacagaatccatttcctcttcaaactgctgtcagacattatctactgcactctgatcacatcactcagaccagctgctttctacaaagtctcatcaacaacatctttacaaacaaacaagaaccaGGTGTTACGTCCCCACGATGAAGGTCTAGGGGTGTGAGTGTGGGACTGGTAACAAATGGGTCCAGAACAGAATGAAAAGAGAACAGACAGTGGTGCttagtaaataaaatagtttttattataGATAATCTTAACATAAAAAGCCGGCAACGCCGTTTTTCCAGtaacactaaaaaaagaaaaaggttgcaACAACAAAGTACACAACAACCTAACAAAAAACTCAACACCACGAGGAGGCACTTCCAGGGGCCCACAAGCCCACACTACTCCCATGAAGCAGCTACACTGCACACTGCTCCCACAACTCCACACCACAGGCAGGACAATCACATGACAGGACTTCTTTCAACACCTTCGACACAGAATGTGGGAACACCAGAGAAAACCACCGTCCCACATCTTCTTCTTTCATGTTTAACGGCATCTTGCATCCAAAGACGTTGCATTAATGCCATTTCCTGGTTTTTAATCTTACTTCACTTCCGAGTCCTCAGAATGTCTTGATGAGACCAGTATTTCTCAGAAAACGAAAAACCACCTCTTTCGCTTCACCATGACTTTACTTATCAACCACTTTTTCAAACGTAAGTTCCCTTCCACCACTCATTTCACCCCTCATCACCCTCCTGTGACTTGCATAGAAGCACATGTTCAACCATAGCATTACATCCATCCATAGCATTACACCAATCACACAACCCAGTCGGATTTTTCCCCATCCTAAAAAGAGTACCATTTAGAAAGCAATGACCTCCTCCAGTCTAATTAATCCGCTGCTCCTCTTAACTTCTATTGTGTTTTGCACCCTATACAAATGTCTCCCTTTTGTGTCATTATCCCATGCCATTTTCCATAGATTGTTACTTTCTGTCCAAACTATACTTTTCCCTTCAGATATTGACAGTGGTATCTGTacatctacagtggggcaaaaaagtatttagccagccaccgattgtgcaagttcccccacttaaaatgatgacagaggtcagtaatttgcaccagaggtacacttcaactgtgagagacagaatgtgaaaaaaaaatccatgaatccacatggtaggatttgtaaagaatttattcgtaaattagggtggaaaataagtatttggtcacctcaaacatggaaaatctctggccctcacagacctgtaacgtcttctgtaagacgcttttctgtcccccacttgttacctgtatgaatggcacctgtttgaactcatcatctgtataaaagacacctgtccacagcctcaaacagtcagactccaaactccgctatggccaagaccaaagagctttcgaaggacaccaggaaaagtattgtagacctgcaccagactgggaagagtgaatctacaataggcaagcagcttggtgtgaaaaaatcaactgtgggagcaatcatcagaaaatggaagacatacaagaccactgataatctccctcgatctggggctccacgcaagatctcatcccgtggggtcaaaatgatgatgagaacggtgagcaaagatcccagaaccacacggggggacctggtgaatgacctgcagagagctgggaccaaagtaacaaaggtcaccatcagtaacacactacaacggcagggaatcaaatcccgcagtgccagacgtgttccgctgctgaagccagtgcatgtccaggcccgtctgaagtttgccagagagcacatggatgatacagcagaggattgggagaatgtcatgtggtcagatgaaaccaaagtagaactttttggtataaactcaactcgtcgtgtttggaggaagaagaatactgagttgcatcccaagaacaccatacctactgtgaagcatgggggtggaaacatcatgctatggggctgtttttctgccaaggggacaggacgactgatccgtgttaaggacagaatgaatggggccatgtatcgtgagattttgagccaaaacctccttccatcagtgagaactttgaagatgaaacgaggctgggtcttccaacatgacaatgatccaaaacacaccgcccgggcaacaaaggagtggctccgtaagaagcatttgaaagtcctggagtggcctagccagtctccagacctcaaccccatagaaaatctgtggcgggagttgaaagtccgtgttgctcggcgacagccccaaaacatcactgctctcgagaagatctgcatggaggaatgggccaaaataccagctactgtgtgtgcaaacctggtaaagacctatagtaaacgtttgacctctgttattgccaacaaaggttatgttacaaagtattgagttgtatttttgttattgaccaaatacttattttccaccctgatttacaaataaattctttataaatcctaccatgtggattcatggatttttttttttcacattctgtctctcacagttgaagtgtacctctggtgcaaattactgacctctgtcatcattttaagtgggggaacttgcacaatcggtggctgactaaatacttttttgccccactgtatatcgaCGTTAACAGCTGCTTTGGCCAACCTATCTGCTCTTTCATTACCCAAAACACCCACACGAGCCGGACTCCTTTTGTTTTGATCAGGCAATCTATGATGAGCAAAAAGAACGTCATACAAAATTTGCTGATGGGtatttgtgtttccttgttcaGTACGTAATAATGCCGACAATGAATCACTAAATATCAGTACTTTTGAAATTTTCCTGTCTTCAACCTATTCTAGAGCCAACAGTATGGCATATAACTCAAAATACTCTGAAGATTAACCCTCCCACATCCAGCTCATCCCCAGCTTATATGACCTCAGAGAGGTGATCGCTGACTGAGCCCAGGTGgtaaataaacagcagctgtgtcctggggagagagaatcatgaaaaagagacaaagaggtggaacaagagaggaggaggaggcagagacAGAACACCACACCCACACTAGAGTAGTGTCCTGCTAGGTCTGTAacaccaggaagcagcttcacctctgatcacacacactcaactctactcactgaCCTGGAGGAACGACACTCAGGTAGATGATGCTGATGGGTTCATTAACTAGATTAGCTCTCTTCCTCATGTTTGCTCCTCTCATGAAGACCTGACACTCGTATATCCCATTATCATTAATCGTCACattcttcagaatcaaagacgcgtctccatccttcatctgtctgtcctgcagatccacccggttcttaaaagatggatgctgtttGTCTGGATCAAACAGCTCATCCCGGTACAAAAGCACATATTCATCTcccaggtcagctctgctccactctacaactgagatgctgctgctgttgtttggagctcgacatggTAGCATGACATTCTGTCCAGGCTCAGCTGTGATGATTTTCTGgcctgaaagaaaacaacacagagcagagaggttaaaggtcaaagtgcaACTGATCACTTCTTCAGCAACCAGATGGAGTGAGGAGTGCATGCACATATATTCAATTTTCTACTTTTCTACTTTCCTGGAGTACTCGAAGCACTCTATACAACGCCGTTcgcccattcacacaagcactatTATCTATACGttgagtgctttctaactatCATTCATACGccgatggatgcattggagagaAAGTcggggttaatatcttgcccaaggatatttggcatgcaaacCAGGGgacccagggatcgaaccaccaacctggcagcagccaatcagactgAGGAGTACACACACTCACTACTTGTAGCATTTTATAAATTAAATAAGATCAAAGGAGAGATGTGTgttatataaacatttatacAGTGAAACATGTGCTGATAATAAGTGAACataatgtgtgagagaaagcagcctCTCATTATAAGACACTGAGTCTCTGCATGCTGCCTTTATGGAGCTACAGCTGTttgtatacactgaacaaaaagctTTGTAGCTGTACACAGGGCTGGATGTAATGAAATGTTCTTAGGGTGGCACAATCAAAGCCATTTCTTTACACATATCGCAAGTGTAACATTGTGTAATGTGCCTTACAATGTAAACAAtgattctgacatttctttgtacAACCATTTAAAACTCAGGGGCAGATCTGCAGAGGTGGCATAGAGAGGCATGTGGCAGCCTAATATAATCTGTTGCCACACCTTAACAAACAACAATGTCCTATATAAAACTACTGTGGCACTAGAGGTGGCAAGAGATCATTTTAGGGTGGAGCATGCCACTCCATGCCACGTCTGTAGATCGGCCTCTGGCTGTATACTGACTCCTGAAACTACAACACATcacactgacaaacacacacttctttgtctctgtgctggAAACTGCATCGCTGACCAAGCGGGTAAATCCACAGACACCAACAGGCCTCGTGATGCCGTCACACAAACAGACGCTCAGAAACTAAATGTTTGGGAAGTAACATGTAAACCAGACTGATGTTTATTCCTCTTTATCTCAGAGGGAAACACCGTTTGGTTTATAAACctcacctgcagagaca
Proteins encoded in this window:
- the LOC113010788 gene encoding coxsackievirus and adenovirus receptor-like, with the translated sequence MNDVHDTDDTRNKCGGFKQSQKIITAEPGQNVMLPCRAPNNSSSISVVEWSRADLGDEYVLLYRDELFDPDKQHPSFKNRVDLQDRQMKDGDASLILKNVTINDNGIYECQVFMRGANMRKRANLVNEPISIIYLSVVPPGPTGGDTEDGSVGLIVGLSLSAVLLVAAVVGFLIFRKQTTTQSGSILASC